One Roseomonas gilardii subsp. gilardii genomic region harbors:
- a CDS encoding ABC transporter permease, which produces MRAVTEAGPLLRLFAVCGYLLLLGPAVVVLVVSFSAGNYLTFPPPGFSLRWYEALLANGPLMGALGTSLILGLIVAALALLVGGPAAYALTRLDFPGKGVVAGLLAAPLLLPTLVLGLGLMLALQPMRLIATWPGLALGHSLVAIPFAVRIMAQAFAAVPREVEEAAWTLGATPLRAALRVTLPIAAPGAVAAGALAFLVSFDETVISLFLVGPRLTTLPVAMFQYTESRSDPLVAALAMALIVVALAVVLLVERLVGFQRALAKE; this is translated from the coding sequence ATGAGGGCGGTGACGGAAGCGGGGCCGCTGCTGCGGCTCTTCGCGGTCTGCGGCTATCTGCTGCTGCTGGGGCCGGCCGTGGTGGTGCTGGTGGTGTCCTTCAGCGCCGGCAACTACCTGACCTTTCCGCCGCCGGGCTTCTCCCTGCGCTGGTACGAGGCCCTGCTGGCCAATGGGCCGCTGATGGGCGCGCTCGGCACCAGCCTGATCCTGGGGCTGATCGTCGCGGCGCTGGCGCTGCTGGTCGGCGGGCCGGCGGCCTATGCGCTGACGCGGCTGGATTTCCCCGGCAAGGGGGTGGTGGCCGGCCTGCTGGCGGCGCCGCTGCTGCTGCCGACGCTGGTGCTGGGGCTGGGGCTGATGCTGGCGCTTCAGCCGATGCGGCTGATCGCGACCTGGCCGGGGCTGGCGCTGGGGCACAGCCTCGTGGCCATCCCCTTCGCCGTGCGGATCATGGCGCAGGCCTTCGCCGCCGTACCGCGCGAGGTGGAGGAGGCGGCCTGGACGCTGGGCGCCACGCCGCTGCGCGCGGCGCTGCGGGTGACGCTGCCGATCGCGGCGCCCGGGGCGGTGGCGGCGGGGGCGCTGGCCTTCCTGGTCTCCTTCGACGAGACGGTGATCAGCCTGTTCCTGGTGGGGCCGCGCCTGACGACCCTGCCGGTGGCGATGTTCCAGTACACCGAGAGCCGGTCCGATCCGCTGGTGGCGGCCCTGGCCATGGCGCTGATCGTCGTGGCGCTCGCGGTGGTTCTGTTGGTGGAGCGGCTGGTGGGTTTCCAGCGCGCGCTTGCGAAGGAGTGA
- a CDS encoding RraA family protein, translating into MPKYVVEKSAPQISAEVIALLEQTETATVGHWRHWGFVDRGVQPLLRHKRVAGTAVTLQIPGPDSTLLHHALGLLRPGDILVVDRLGDVRHACWGGGVTVAAKAAGARAGVVDGPCTDLEEVEASDFPLWCRGQAPITTRIYDLGGRLNVPVSIGGVVVSPGDAVLCDESGVLVLPPAEAEAEAREAITRQERGMKTQARVAAGEKLGEISGATAKVLAGLG; encoded by the coding sequence ATGCCGAAATACGTCGTGGAGAAGAGCGCGCCGCAGATCAGCGCCGAGGTGATCGCGCTGCTGGAGCAGACGGAGACCGCCACGGTCGGCCACTGGCGCCACTGGGGCTTCGTGGACCGGGGCGTGCAGCCGCTGCTGCGCCACAAGCGGGTGGCGGGTACGGCGGTGACGCTGCAGATCCCGGGGCCGGATTCCACCCTGCTGCACCATGCGCTGGGCCTGCTGCGCCCCGGCGACATCCTGGTGGTGGACCGGCTGGGCGATGTGCGCCACGCCTGCTGGGGCGGCGGCGTGACCGTGGCGGCCAAGGCGGCGGGCGCCAGGGCCGGCGTGGTGGATGGGCCCTGCACCGATCTGGAGGAGGTGGAGGCCAGCGACTTCCCCCTGTGGTGCCGGGGGCAGGCGCCGATCACCACGCGGATCTATGACCTGGGCGGGCGGCTGAACGTGCCGGTCTCCATTGGCGGCGTGGTGGTGTCGCCGGGCGATGCGGTGCTCTGCGACGAATCCGGCGTGCTGGTGCTGCCACCCGCCGAGGCGGAGGCCGAGGCCCGCGAGGCGATCACCCGGCAGGAGCGCGGGATGAAGACCCAGGCCCGGGTCGCGGCGGGCGAGAAGCTCGGCGAGATCAGCGGCGCCACGGCGAAGGTGCTGGCCGGGCTGGGCTGA
- the ettA gene encoding energy-dependent translational throttle protein EttA, producing the protein MAAYQYVYVMKDLTKSYPGGREVFKGITLSFLPDAKIGVLGPNGAGKSTLMRIMAGQDKEYGGEAWAAEGVRVGYLSQEPHLDPDKTVGENVMGAFAVVQADLARFNEISMKFAEEMTDDEMNALLAEQAELQERIDAANGWEIDRTVEIALDALRCPPFDSPVTNLSGGERRRVALCKLLLEKPELLLLDEPTNHLDAESVSWLEKTLREYPGAVLVVTHDRYFLDNVTNWILEVDRGRGIPYQGNYSAYLEAKRKRLKQEEKEESSRQRQLAEEQEWIGRSPSARQAKSKARIQAYEELLAKSLEKAPDPTEIQIPPAPRLGNTVIVAENIRKGFGNRLLIDDLSFKLPPGGIVGVIGPNGAGKTTLFKMITGADQPDSGRMIVGESVQLGYVDQSRDSLDDKRTVWQEISDGQDMITMGKRSVPSRAYCAAFNFKGGDQQKPVGVLSGGERNRVHLAKMLKNPHNVLLLDEPTNDLDVDTLRALEEALQDFAGCAVIISHDRWFLDRLATHILAFEGDSHVEWFEGNYQAYEADKKRRMGAAADEPHRIKYRPLTR; encoded by the coding sequence ATGGCCGCCTACCAGTATGTCTATGTGATGAAGGATCTCACCAAGTCCTATCCGGGCGGGCGCGAGGTCTTCAAGGGCATCACCCTGAGCTTCCTGCCCGATGCCAAGATCGGCGTGCTGGGCCCGAACGGCGCCGGCAAGTCGACGCTGATGCGCATCATGGCGGGGCAGGATAAGGAATATGGTGGCGAGGCCTGGGCGGCCGAGGGCGTCCGCGTCGGCTATCTGAGCCAGGAGCCGCATCTCGACCCCGACAAGACGGTGGGCGAGAACGTGATGGGCGCCTTCGCCGTGGTGCAGGCCGACCTCGCGCGCTTCAACGAGATCTCGATGAAGTTCGCCGAGGAGATGACGGACGACGAGATGAACGCCCTGCTGGCCGAACAGGCCGAGCTGCAGGAGCGCATCGACGCCGCCAATGGCTGGGAGATCGACCGCACCGTCGAGATCGCGCTCGACGCGCTGCGCTGCCCGCCCTTCGACAGCCCGGTGACCAACCTCTCGGGCGGCGAGCGCCGGCGCGTGGCGCTGTGCAAGCTGCTGCTGGAGAAGCCGGAGCTGCTGCTGCTCGACGAGCCGACCAACCACCTCGACGCGGAGAGCGTGAGCTGGCTGGAGAAGACGCTGCGCGAGTATCCGGGCGCGGTGCTGGTGGTGACCCACGACCGCTACTTCCTGGACAACGTGACCAACTGGATCCTGGAGGTCGATCGCGGCCGCGGCATCCCCTATCAGGGCAACTACTCCGCCTATCTGGAAGCCAAGCGCAAGCGGCTGAAGCAGGAGGAGAAGGAGGAGAGCTCCCGCCAGCGGCAACTGGCCGAGGAGCAGGAATGGATCGGGCGCAGCCCTTCCGCCCGCCAGGCCAAGAGCAAGGCGCGCATCCAGGCCTATGAGGAGCTGCTGGCCAAGAGCCTGGAGAAGGCCCCCGACCCGACCGAGATCCAGATCCCGCCCGCGCCGCGCCTGGGCAACACGGTCATCGTGGCGGAGAACATCCGCAAGGGCTTCGGCAACCGGCTGCTGATCGACGACCTGTCCTTCAAGCTGCCGCCCGGCGGCATCGTCGGCGTGATCGGCCCGAACGGCGCCGGCAAGACCACGCTGTTCAAGATGATCACCGGCGCGGACCAGCCGGATTCCGGCCGGATGATCGTCGGCGAGTCCGTGCAGCTCGGCTATGTGGACCAGAGCCGCGACAGCCTGGATGACAAGCGCACCGTCTGGCAGGAGATCTCCGACGGGCAGGACATGATCACCATGGGCAAGCGGTCCGTGCCCTCGCGCGCCTATTGCGCCGCCTTCAACTTCAAGGGCGGCGACCAGCAGAAGCCGGTGGGCGTGCTCTCGGGCGGCGAGCGGAACCGGGTGCATCTGGCGAAGATGCTGAAGAACCCGCACAATGTCCTGCTGCTGGACGAGCCGACCAACGACCTGGACGTGGACACGCTCCGCGCGTTGGAGGAGGCGCTGCAGGACTTCGCGGGCTGCGCGGTCATCATCTCGCATGACCGCTGGTTCCTGGACCGGCTGGCCACCCATATCCTGGCCTTCGAGGGCGACAGCCACGTGGAGTGGTTCGAGGGCAACTACCAGGCCTATGAGGCCGACAAGAAGCGACGTATGGGCGCCGCGGCCGACGAGCCGCACCGGATCAAGTACCGGCCCCTCACGCGCTGA
- a CDS encoding ABC transporter permease, which translates to MTGWLLSAPALLVLALAFLWPMLGLFRISLNRTAETGAMEAALTAETYAKVTGDPYYWGLAWDTLVLSAGASAIAAALALPVVLLIRRASPRWRAPLALMAVSPLLISGTARVVGWRAILGDLGLINVALGWFGLTSAPVPLINNWTGVWIGLVESLMPYAVLVLIAGLGRLDPRLEEAAATLGAGRSRTFLRVTLPLAAPALGGAFLLGLVLGISAFITPRLMGGGRVFTVATEIYDQALTTVDWPVAAVLAMLLLLALLAVMLLRGVLAGMAKRTQAGEGRVA; encoded by the coding sequence GTGACCGGATGGCTGCTGAGCGCCCCCGCACTGCTGGTGCTGGCGCTGGCCTTCCTCTGGCCGATGCTGGGCCTCTTCCGCATCAGCCTGAACCGCACCGCCGAGACCGGGGCGATGGAGGCGGCGCTGACCGCCGAGACCTATGCCAAGGTGACGGGGGACCCGTATTACTGGGGGCTCGCCTGGGACACGCTGGTGCTCTCCGCCGGGGCCTCGGCCATCGCCGCCGCGCTGGCGCTGCCGGTGGTGCTGCTGATCCGCCGGGCCTCGCCCCGCTGGCGGGCGCCGCTGGCGCTGATGGCGGTCTCGCCGCTGCTGATTTCCGGCACCGCGCGGGTGGTGGGCTGGCGGGCGATCCTGGGCGATCTCGGGCTGATCAACGTGGCCCTGGGCTGGTTCGGCCTGACCAGCGCCCCGGTGCCGCTGATCAACAACTGGACCGGCGTCTGGATCGGGCTGGTGGAAAGCCTGATGCCCTATGCGGTGCTGGTGCTGATCGCCGGGCTGGGGCGGCTCGATCCCCGGCTGGAGGAAGCCGCGGCGACGCTGGGGGCGGGGCGGAGCCGCACCTTCCTGCGGGTGACGCTGCCGCTGGCGGCGCCGGCGCTGGGCGGGGCCTTCCTGCTCGGGCTGGTGCTGGGCATCTCCGCCTTCATCACGCCGCGGCTGATGGGCGGCGGGCGGGTCTTCACCGTGGCGACCGAGATCTATGACCAGGCACTGACCACGGTGGACTGGCCGGTGGCGGCGGTGCTGGCGATGCTGCTGCTTCTGGCCCTGCTGGCCGTGATGCTGCTGCGCGGGGTGCTGGCCGGCATGGCGAAGCGGACCCAGGCGGGGGAGGGCCGGGTGGCATGA